One genomic segment of Gemmatimonadales bacterium includes these proteins:
- a CDS encoding prephenate dehydrogenase/arogenate dehydrogenase family protein → ERALRILIVGGAGKMGRWLGRFFAGQGHDVTTLDPAGPVPGFTAVTDLGVAVRNADVVLIAAPLAPGKGALEEVLALEPAALVADIFSLKSHVLDLLHGAAARGLRVASLHPLFGPSVRTLSGRVMAVCDCGNATAADQAAALFADTALTITRLPVTEHDAFMQYVLGLSHLTAILFATTLTRSGRSFGDLAAMASTTFYKEARTAAEVARENPYLYFEIQNLNRHSAELFALVKESLATVEAAALGERPEKFVELMEKARVYFPDTLPAELG, encoded by the coding sequence GTGAACGGGCACTGCGCATCCTCATCGTCGGCGGCGCGGGGAAGATGGGCCGCTGGCTCGGCCGGTTCTTCGCCGGCCAGGGGCACGACGTGACGACGCTGGACCCTGCAGGACCCGTGCCCGGCTTCACCGCGGTTACGGACCTCGGGGTCGCGGTGCGGAACGCCGACGTCGTGTTGATCGCCGCGCCGCTCGCACCGGGCAAGGGCGCTCTGGAGGAGGTGCTGGCCCTCGAGCCAGCCGCGCTCGTCGCGGACATCTTCAGCCTCAAGAGCCACGTCCTCGACCTGCTGCACGGCGCTGCCGCGCGCGGCCTTCGCGTGGCGAGCCTGCACCCGCTCTTCGGCCCGAGCGTGCGCACGTTGAGCGGGCGCGTGATGGCGGTGTGCGACTGCGGGAACGCGACCGCCGCGGACCAGGCGGCCGCGCTCTTTGCCGATACGGCGCTCACCATCACCCGTCTGCCGGTCACCGAGCACGACGCGTTCATGCAATACGTCCTCGGCCTCAGCCATCTCACGGCGATCCTGTTCGCCACCACGCTGACCAGGAGCGGCCGCTCGTTCGGCGACCTGGCCGCGATGGCGAGCACGACCTTCTACAAGGAGGCGCGCACGGCCGCCGAGGTGGCGCGGGAGAATCCGTATCTCTACTTCGAGATCCAGAATCTCAATCGCCATTCGGCCGAGTTGTTCGCGCTGGTGAAGGAAAGCCTCGCGACGGTGGAGGCCGCCGCGCTGGGCGAGCGCCCGGAGAAGTTCGTCGAGTTGATGGAGAAGGCGCGGGTGTACTTCCCGGATACGCTGCCGGCCGAGCTGGGGTAG